From Zingiber officinale cultivar Zhangliang chromosome 5B, Zo_v1.1, whole genome shotgun sequence, the proteins below share one genomic window:
- the LOC121984881 gene encoding probable ubiquitin-conjugating enzyme E2 16 produces the protein MTSSSASSRKALSKIACNRLQKELLEWQVNPPAGFKHKVSDSLQRWVVEVIGAPGTLYTNEKYQLQVDFPEHYPMEAPQVIFLHPAPLHPHIYSNGHICLDILYDSWSPAMTVSSVCISILSMLSSSTVKQRPADNDRYVKNCRNGRSPKETRWWFHDDKV, from the exons ATGACCAGCTCCTCCGCCTCATCGCGCAAG GCTTTGAGCAAGATCGCATGCAATAGGCTCCAGAAAGAGCTTCTGGAATGGCAAGTCAACCCCCCGGCCGGGTTCAAGCACAAAGTCTCCGATAGCCTCCAAAG GTGGGTAGTTGAGGTGATCGGAGCACCCGGGACGCTGTACACGAACGAGAAGTACCAGCTGCAGGTCGATTTCCCGGAGCATTATCCCATGGAAGCACCGCAG GTTATATTTTTGCACCCTGCGCCTCTTCATCCGCACATCTATAGCAACGGGCACATATGTTTAG ATATCTTGTACGACTCCTGGTCTCCAGCAATGACTGTAAGCTCAGTCTGCATCAGCATTTTGTCCATGTTATCCAGTTCGACCGTGAAG CAACGTCCAGCAGATAATGATCGATACGTGAAGAACTGTCGGAATGGTCGATCTCCCAAAGAGACCAGGTGGTGGTTCCATGATGACAAAGTATGA
- the LOC121987603 gene encoding photosystem II reaction center W protein, chloroplastic-like produces MATVVNSAVPASTFAHRAVLPRQSATGLPQLACKGGRSVRCSMEAKWRTVATTSTGAAVLAMAASASPVLALVDERLSTEGTGLSLGISNNLLGWILFGVFGLIWALYFLYTSTLEEDEDSALSL; encoded by the exons ATGGCCACTGTCGTCAATTCTGCCGTGCCAGCCTCGACCTTCGCCCATCGCGCTGTCCTCCCGAGGCAGTCAGCCACTG GCTTGCCTCAGCTGGCTTGCAAGGGTGGGAGAAGCGTGCGGTGCTCGATGGAGGCGAAGTGGAGGACCGTGGCCACGACCAGTACTGGGGCGGCGGTGCTGGCGATGGCAGCGTCGGCGAGTCCTGTGCTAGCGTTGGTGGACGAGAGGCTGAGCACTGAGGGGACGGGATTGAGCTTGGGGATAAGCAACAACTTGTTGGGATGGATACTGTTTGGAGTGTTTGGACTGATTTGGGCTCTGTATTTTCTGTACACCTCCACGCTCGAGGAGGACGAAGACTCTGCTCTCTCACTCTAA
- the LOC121984882 gene encoding B3 domain-containing protein Os01g0723500-like isoform X2, whose protein sequence is MNSQQQQQKNTIKKKQQQQNLVRQRKPHFFKVLLGDFTHHLRIPPKFLKHIPGPATESKTAIFLHGPSGSKWSVELRRNREGTFLASGWSKFVKDHSLKECEFLVFRYDGNMHFTVLLFDTTACEREDAFAVRRWKQPWKTRGHRPKEEAVEVSSCSVKQERMKNGEEETKPVQIQPYLPSQERCVAFPDPIWNDKLKMEEFELPLSMIRNKRNYRRFCISSTRRHVTDEEKLQAHKVAKSFTSALPYTIIRMSTTTLFKGYMLVAEYPYSVFTGASSTEYVKLNPP, encoded by the exons ATGAACTcccagcagcagcagcagaagaacacaatcaagaagaagcagcagcagcagaacCTGGTGAGGCAGAGGAAGCCCCACTTCTTCAAAGTCCTCCTCGGCGACTTCACCCACCACCTG AGGATTCCCCCAAAGTTTCTGAAACACATTCCAGGTCCAGCCACAGAGTCCAAAACGGCCATCTTCCTTCACGGCCCCAGCGGAAGCAAATGGAGTGTGGAGCTGAGGAGAAACAGGGAAGGCACGTTCCTTGCCTCCGGCTGGAGCAAGTTCGTGAAGGATCACTCTCTGAAAGAATGCGAGTTCCTAGTCTTCCGGTACGATGGCAATATGCACTTCACCGTGCTCCTTTTCGACACCACTGCGTGCGAGAGGGAGGACGCTTTTGCAGTCAGACGGTGGAAGCAGCCGTGGAAGACGAGAGGTCACCGGCCGAAGGAGGAAGCTGTGGAAGTTAGCAGCTGCTCTGTCAAGCAGGAAAGAATGAAAAATGGAGAGGAGGAAACTAAACCAGTACAAATCCAGCCTTATTTACCTAGTCAAG AAAGATGTGTGGCATTCCCTGATCCTATCTGGAATGACAAGCTTAAAATGGAAGAGTTTGAGCTTCCACTTAGTATGATTCGCAACAAAAGAAATTACAGGAGATTTTGCATATCATCAACAAGAAGACATGTGACAGATGAAGAAAAGTTGCAAGCGCACAAAGTTGCTAAGTCTTTCACTTCTGCACTTCCGTACACCATCATTCGCATGTCGACAACAACTCTTTTTAAGGGATACATG CTGGTTGCAGAATATCCCTACTCGGTTTTCACGGGAGCATCTTCCACAGAATACGTCAAACTTAATCCTCCATGA
- the LOC121984882 gene encoding B3 domain-containing protein Os01g0723500-like isoform X1 encodes MNSQQQQQKNTIKKKQQQQNLVRQRKPHFFKVLLGDFTHHLRIPPKFLKHIPGPATESKTAIFLHGPSGSKWSVELRRNREGTFLASGWSKFVKDHSLKECEFLVFRYDGNMHFTVLLFDTTACEREDAFAVRRWKQPWKTRGHRPKEEAVEVSSCSVKQERMKNGEEETKPVQIQPYLPSQERCVAFPDPIWNDKLKMEEFELPLSMIRNKRNYRRFCISSTRRHVTDEEKLQAHKVAKSFTSALPYTIIRMSTTTLFKGYMNIPTRFSREHLPQNTSNLILHDPIDRSWVVNYIPKEKGNKISRGWMAFAKANKLEEGDFCVFELVGTVKLRVHIFRVIEETLPISTVPTRSE; translated from the exons ATGAACTcccagcagcagcagcagaagaacacaatcaagaagaagcagcagcagcagaacCTGGTGAGGCAGAGGAAGCCCCACTTCTTCAAAGTCCTCCTCGGCGACTTCACCCACCACCTG AGGATTCCCCCAAAGTTTCTGAAACACATTCCAGGTCCAGCCACAGAGTCCAAAACGGCCATCTTCCTTCACGGCCCCAGCGGAAGCAAATGGAGTGTGGAGCTGAGGAGAAACAGGGAAGGCACGTTCCTTGCCTCCGGCTGGAGCAAGTTCGTGAAGGATCACTCTCTGAAAGAATGCGAGTTCCTAGTCTTCCGGTACGATGGCAATATGCACTTCACCGTGCTCCTTTTCGACACCACTGCGTGCGAGAGGGAGGACGCTTTTGCAGTCAGACGGTGGAAGCAGCCGTGGAAGACGAGAGGTCACCGGCCGAAGGAGGAAGCTGTGGAAGTTAGCAGCTGCTCTGTCAAGCAGGAAAGAATGAAAAATGGAGAGGAGGAAACTAAACCAGTACAAATCCAGCCTTATTTACCTAGTCAAG AAAGATGTGTGGCATTCCCTGATCCTATCTGGAATGACAAGCTTAAAATGGAAGAGTTTGAGCTTCCACTTAGTATGATTCGCAACAAAAGAAATTACAGGAGATTTTGCATATCATCAACAAGAAGACATGTGACAGATGAAGAAAAGTTGCAAGCGCACAAAGTTGCTAAGTCTTTCACTTCTGCACTTCCGTACACCATCATTCGCATGTCGACAACAACTCTTTTTAAGGGATACATG AATATCCCTACTCGGTTTTCACGGGAGCATCTTCCACAGAATACGTCAAACTTAATCCTCCATGACCCGATCGATAGGTCCTGGGTTGTGAACTACATTCCAAAGGAGAAGGGCAACAAAATATCAAGAGGGTGGATGGCTTTTGCAAAAGCCAACAAACTTGAGGAAGGAGACTTCTGTGTATTTGAGCTCGTTGGTACGGTCAAGTTACGTGTGCATATTTTTCGGGTAATTGAGGAAACTCTACCTATATCTACGGTGCCAACAAGGTCAGAATAG